In a genomic window of Urocitellus parryii isolate mUroPar1 chromosome 2, mUroPar1.hap1, whole genome shotgun sequence:
- the Plaat1 gene encoding phospholipase A and acyltransferase 1 isoform X2: MALNGCFSLDYHGNPHPGDLIEVFRPGYQHWALYLGDGYVINIAPVDGIPSAFTSAKSVFSTKALVKMQLLKDVVGNDKYRINNKYDETHPPLPVDEVMQRSEFVIGQEVAYDLLVNNCEHFVTLLRYGEGVSEQGFCHERRRTTPKQQRTKQYNKVQQRPTEQ, encoded by the exons ATGGCGCTTAATGGGTGCTTCAGTTTGGACTACCATGGCAACCCCCACCCAGGGGACTTGATTGAAGTGTTCCGTCCTGGCTATCAGCACTGGGCGCTGTACTTGGGTGATGGTTATGTAATCAACATAGCACCTGTAG ATGGCATTCCTTCAGCATTTACGAGTGCCAAGTCTGTGTTCAGCACAAAGGCGCTGGTGAAGATGCAGCTCTTGAAGGATGTGGTAGGAAATGACAAATACCGAATAAACAACAAATATGATGAAACGCACCCCCCTCTCCCTGTGGATGAAGTCATGCAGCGGTCAGAGTTTGTTATTGGACAAGAGGTGGCATATGACTTACTGGTCAACAACTGTGAGCATTTTGTGACTTTGCTTCGCTATGGAGAAGGGGTTTCAGAGCAG GGCTTTTGCCATGAAAGGAGAAGAACCaccccaaaacaacaaagaacaaaacaatacaataaaGTCCAGCAAAG gcCAACCGAGCAGTAA
- the Plaat1 gene encoding phospholipase A and acyltransferase 1 isoform X1, translating to MALNGCFSLDYHGNPHPGDLIEVFRPGYQHWALYLGDGYVINIAPVDGIPSAFTSAKSVFSTKALVKMQLLKDVVGNDKYRINNKYDETHPPLPVDEVMQRSEFVIGQEVAYDLLVNNCEHFVTLLRYGEGVSEQANRAVSTIGWVTAAVGAFSFLGLFSKRQRAKYY from the exons ATGGCGCTTAATGGGTGCTTCAGTTTGGACTACCATGGCAACCCCCACCCAGGGGACTTGATTGAAGTGTTCCGTCCTGGCTATCAGCACTGGGCGCTGTACTTGGGTGATGGTTATGTAATCAACATAGCACCTGTAG ATGGCATTCCTTCAGCATTTACGAGTGCCAAGTCTGTGTTCAGCACAAAGGCGCTGGTGAAGATGCAGCTCTTGAAGGATGTGGTAGGAAATGACAAATACCGAATAAACAACAAATATGATGAAACGCACCCCCCTCTCCCTGTGGATGAAGTCATGCAGCGGTCAGAGTTTGTTATTGGACAAGAGGTGGCATATGACTTACTGGTCAACAACTGTGAGCATTTTGTGACTTTGCTTCGCTATGGAGAAGGGGTTTCAGAGCAG gcCAACCGAGCAGTAAGTACCATTGGATGGGTGACAGCTGCTGTTGGTGCCTTCTCATTCCTGGGCTTGttttcaaaaagacaaagagCAAAATACTATTAA